A window of the Candidatus Saccharibacteria bacterium oral taxon 488 genome harbors these coding sequences:
- a CDS encoding ATP-binding protein, whose product MKPLQLSSPHIIAMVGVPGAGKSQFAAEFSEMFHAPHLDSGILAALSDDEAAVNYASGALLKELMKTHQTIVFEGATEKRAWRVELAKTARAAGYKILFVWVQTDLATAKMRWLKANDNDEATFDAKIKQFSSPHPSEPCVVISGRHTYNTQARTLLKRLADVRPNTTAAPTQPQAAQADTPKHRPQRPVFSRIRVS is encoded by the coding sequence ATGAAACCTTTGCAACTTTCTTCTCCTCACATCATTGCCATGGTGGGCGTGCCGGGGGCGGGCAAGTCGCAATTCGCGGCTGAGTTTTCTGAGATGTTTCATGCGCCGCATTTGGACTCTGGTATCTTAGCGGCATTATCCGATGATGAGGCGGCCGTTAATTATGCGAGCGGTGCACTACTCAAGGAATTGATGAAGACCCATCAAACCATCGTGTTTGAAGGGGCGACGGAGAAGCGAGCTTGGCGCGTTGAGCTTGCCAAGACAGCCCGTGCTGCTGGCTATAAGATTCTCTTTGTCTGGGTGCAAACCGACCTGGCGACTGCCAAAATGCGCTGGCTCAAGGCCAACGATAATGACGAAGCAACATTTGATGCCAAGATCAAACAATTCTCATCGCCGCACCCCAGCGAGCCATGCGTCGTCATCAGTGGTCGTCACACCTATAACACCCAAGCGCGCACCTTGCTCAAGCGCCTGGCCGACGTGCGCCCGAATACTACAGCCGCTCCGACCCAACCGCAAGCCGCCCAGGCTGATACTCCCAAACACCGTCCGCAACGTCCAGTGTTCAGTCGTATTCGCGTTAGCTAG
- a CDS encoding DUF11 domain-containing protein, producing the protein MKLSTKLKIVALSLVAAFGAGLVYYANAETIDNTRDCDKYAVVYCGTMSVQEMRERYFNKGVSTIYGAFGISYEMLSGNYVNGAVYRNGEVRLDNGTVVATNARTAIRNISGGTPISGTNAKVVPASRMSSAQQAFIRLDEQGRFKFAIMTPCGNPVVATNVVVPPKPKPQPVATCKALDQPVINRQTNTVALKAHATVENGATVKSYTFSITDASGKEVFSRSNTTSALTSETSATIKEAGTYTARVKVTTSLGDRTSNDCVKQFTIQPETPKANPGIKIEKKVDGVKHKTVQVGNEFPYQVTVTNTGNVDLKNAVVTDNAPQGVTFLRASEGTIQNNTWKATIPELKKGTSKTFTITATIKEQVTGKVVNTACVDTPEIPGDKDSCDNATVDVPEKVEACNVQTGVIEKVEKGKEDTPPYTTDLSKCEKIKVCDVTTKTIREVTKKEAEDTKRFVGIDSEECNPKPTTPTPPTPTALPRTGMTDMVLGGLGLGALVTSALAYVTSRRHL; encoded by the coding sequence ATGAAATTAAGTACAAAGCTTAAGATCGTGGCGCTGTCGCTGGTCGCTGCTTTCGGAGCAGGACTGGTCTACTACGCCAACGCAGAAACAATTGACAATACCCGCGACTGTGACAAGTACGCCGTGGTGTATTGTGGTACCATGTCGGTACAAGAGATGCGCGAACGATATTTCAACAAAGGCGTATCAACAATTTACGGTGCGTTCGGTATTTCCTACGAGATGCTGAGCGGCAACTACGTTAATGGTGCAGTCTACCGTAACGGCGAGGTTCGCCTCGATAACGGCACCGTTGTCGCCACCAATGCCCGGACAGCCATCCGTAATATTAGCGGTGGTACACCGATCTCAGGCACCAACGCCAAGGTCGTCCCAGCCAGCCGCATGAGCAGTGCACAGCAAGCTTTCATTCGGCTTGATGAACAGGGTCGCTTTAAGTTCGCCATCATGACGCCATGTGGTAACCCAGTTGTCGCCACCAACGTTGTTGTACCACCAAAACCGAAACCACAGCCAGTGGCTACTTGTAAAGCACTTGACCAGCCAGTTATTAATCGCCAGACTAACACGGTCGCCCTGAAGGCTCACGCAACAGTCGAGAACGGCGCAACTGTCAAGTCATACACCTTTAGTATCACCGATGCTTCAGGCAAGGAAGTCTTCTCACGCAGCAACACTACTTCAGCGCTGACCAGCGAGACCAGCGCTACCATCAAGGAAGCGGGCACTTACACCGCTCGCGTCAAGGTCACAACCAGCCTTGGTGATCGCACCAGCAACGACTGTGTCAAGCAGTTCACCATCCAGCCAGAAACGCCAAAGGCTAACCCTGGCATCAAAATTGAGAAAAAGGTCGATGGCGTCAAGCACAAGACCGTCCAAGTTGGCAACGAATTCCCATACCAGGTAACCGTCACCAACACCGGCAACGTTGACCTAAAGAACGCTGTTGTCACTGACAATGCGCCACAAGGTGTCACATTCCTGAGGGCATCTGAGGGTACCATCCAGAACAATACCTGGAAAGCAACAATCCCTGAGCTCAAGAAGGGTACCTCAAAGACCTTTACCATCACGGCAACCATCAAAGAACAAGTTACCGGTAAAGTCGTCAACACCGCCTGCGTTGACACCCCAGAGATTCCTGGCGACAAAGATAGCTGTGACAACGCAACCGTCGATGTACCAGAAAAAGTTGAAGCATGTAACGTCCAGACTGGTGTCATCGAGAAAGTCGAAAAGGGCAAAGAGGACACGCCACCATACACCACTGATCTGAGTAAATGTGAAAAGATCAAGGTCTGTGACGTCACTACCAAGACAATCCGCGAAGTTACCAAGAAAGAAGCTGAAGACACCAAGCGGTTCGTCGGTATCGACAGTGAAGAGTGTAATCCAAAGCCAACCACCCCAACCCCACCAACACCAACCGCACTACCACGAACTGGTATGACCGACATGGTACTCGGTGGTCTGGGCCTCGGTGCACTGGTTACCTCAGCTCTAGCATACGTCACCAGCCGACGCCACCTGTAA
- a CDS encoding glycosyltransferase family 4 protein, whose protein sequence is MRILMLGWELPPHNCGGLGVACYQMSKALAAHGIAIDFVVPYSAAHPNITHMNIHAASPLPPGYHDLGAYDHGVAPEVEDADGHGLEPMRRLQRRYGKFVRQFARMYPPDAIHAHDWLTMEAGMIAKEVSGAPLIVHVHATEFDRSGEHSGNPLVHEIEQQGLMMADRIIAVSHITKDMIVKNYHIPPDKVEVVYNAIDLADLPPHEYDTATYKYLEDLKTDGYTIVGALTRLTVQKGLTYFVRAAARALERYDKIAFLLSGDGEQRDELVALAARLGVSDRVIFTGFVRGKQWRDAYYLIDIFIMSSVSEPFGLTALEAAHHDTALLISKQSGVGEVLHNIMRFDYWDVDKLADEIVNIARSPGLQSALKRNVKDEYARLSWRDAAERCVALYQASAERRWA, encoded by the coding sequence ATGAGAATTTTGATGCTAGGGTGGGAGCTTCCTCCGCACAATTGTGGCGGCCTCGGTGTGGCGTGTTACCAGATGTCAAAGGCGCTGGCAGCGCATGGTATTGCTATTGATTTTGTTGTGCCCTACTCGGCGGCGCATCCGAATATTACCCATATGAATATTCATGCGGCCTCGCCGCTGCCGCCGGGTTATCATGATCTCGGAGCGTATGATCACGGGGTGGCACCAGAAGTCGAGGATGCGGACGGGCACGGACTTGAACCGATGCGTCGGCTGCAGCGCCGCTATGGCAAGTTTGTCAGGCAGTTCGCTCGGATGTATCCACCGGACGCCATTCATGCTCACGACTGGCTGACGATGGAGGCCGGCATGATCGCCAAGGAGGTGTCGGGCGCACCGCTGATCGTTCATGTGCATGCTACTGAGTTTGATCGCTCGGGCGAACATTCGGGTAATCCCTTGGTGCATGAGATTGAGCAGCAGGGGCTGATGATGGCTGATCGAATTATCGCGGTTAGTCACATCACCAAGGACATGATTGTCAAGAATTATCACATACCGCCAGATAAAGTTGAGGTGGTATATAATGCGATCGACCTGGCTGACCTGCCGCCGCATGAGTACGACACGGCGACATATAAATACCTTGAGGATCTCAAGACTGATGGCTATACCATCGTTGGTGCGTTGACACGGCTGACGGTACAGAAAGGGCTGACCTACTTCGTGCGGGCGGCAGCTAGAGCGTTAGAGCGCTACGACAAGATCGCATTTTTGCTATCGGGTGACGGCGAGCAGCGGGATGAATTGGTAGCCTTAGCCGCGCGGCTGGGTGTGAGCGACCGGGTAATTTTCACTGGTTTTGTTCGTGGCAAGCAGTGGCGCGATGCCTACTACCTGATCGATATATTCATCATGAGTTCGGTATCAGAACCGTTTGGGCTGACGGCGCTGGAGGCGGCACATCATGATACGGCGCTGCTCATTAGTAAGCAGTCGGGTGTTGGCGAGGTACTCCATAACATCATGCGGTTTGATTACTGGGATGTTGATAAGCTGGCGGATGAAATCGTCAATATTGCGCGCTCGCCAGGCTTGCAATCGGCATTAAAGCGTAATGTCAAGGATGAATACGCTCGGCTGTCGTGGCGGGATGCAGCCGAGCGGTGTGTCGCGCTGTATCAAGCGTCGGCTGAAAGGAGGTGGGCATGA
- a CDS encoding alpha-amylase gives MGMSRGITLYLHVHQPWRVRRYSIFDVATRHDYFETNDPAQNNELIFHKVAEKSYLRMNALLEELLRRHHDFKLSLSISGVFLEQAERFNPAVIESFKRLVATGKVELVSSPYYHSLAFFYSRPEFEEQIRRHQQKLRQLFGVETTVLANTELAYNNDLAKWAENAGFSGVLAEGWDDVLEWRSPNYVYRPVGTETIGLLLKNYRLSDDIAFRFSNRSWAGWPLTAEKYRTWLMEATAEAPLVNLFMDYETFGEHQWSDSGIFSFFDQFVASWLEVSGNTFYTVSEALAAHRPVGDISMPETVTWADSERDLTAWNGNDLQKEALRYLYELEDDVLRSGDEQLITDWRRLQSSDHFYYMCTKWFTDGDVHAYFSPYDSPYEAFLYYVNAIRDVRWRLSAHRYERF, from the coding sequence GTGGGCATGAGCCGAGGTATCACCCTCTATCTTCACGTGCATCAGCCATGGCGGGTGCGGCGGTATAGTATTTTTGATGTGGCGACGCGGCATGATTATTTCGAGACGAATGATCCAGCCCAAAACAACGAGTTAATTTTTCACAAAGTTGCCGAGAAGTCATATCTACGGATGAATGCTCTATTGGAGGAGCTGCTCAGGCGGCATCATGATTTCAAGTTGTCGCTGAGCATCAGTGGTGTATTCCTCGAGCAAGCGGAGCGCTTTAACCCAGCGGTGATCGAGAGCTTTAAGCGGCTGGTTGCCACTGGTAAGGTCGAATTGGTATCAAGCCCCTATTATCACAGCCTGGCGTTCTTTTATTCGCGACCCGAGTTTGAGGAGCAAATTCGCCGTCACCAGCAGAAGCTGCGCCAGCTGTTTGGCGTCGAGACCACGGTACTCGCGAATACCGAACTGGCGTATAACAACGACCTCGCTAAGTGGGCGGAGAACGCTGGCTTTAGCGGTGTGCTGGCCGAAGGTTGGGACGACGTGCTGGAGTGGCGCAGTCCGAATTATGTGTATCGGCCGGTTGGTACGGAAACGATCGGGCTGCTGCTCAAGAACTATCGTCTGAGTGACGATATCGCCTTTCGGTTTAGCAATCGATCGTGGGCGGGTTGGCCGCTGACGGCAGAAAAATATCGGACGTGGCTGATGGAGGCGACGGCCGAGGCACCGCTGGTTAATTTGTTCATGGATTATGAAACCTTTGGCGAGCACCAGTGGTCGGATAGCGGCATTTTTAGCTTTTTTGATCAGTTCGTTGCCTCGTGGCTCGAGGTTAGTGGTAATACGTTTTATACGGTGTCTGAGGCGCTGGCGGCGCATCGGCCGGTTGGTGATATCAGTATGCCAGAGACGGTGACTTGGGCGGATAGTGAGCGCGATTTGACAGCATGGAATGGCAATGACTTGCAGAAGGAGGCGCTGCGGTATCTGTACGAGCTGGAGGATGATGTACTGAGGAGTGGCGATGAGCAGCTGATCACTGACTGGCGGCGACTGCAGTCGTCTGATCATTTTTACTATATGTGCACCAAGTGGTTTACCGACGGCGACGTCCACGCCTATTTCAGCCCGTATGATTCGCCGTACGAGGCCTTCCTCTATTATGTCAACGCAATTCGCGATGTGCGCTGGCGGCTGAGCGCGCATCGGTACGAGAGGTTTTGA
- the rpmG gene encoding 50S ribosomal protein L33, with protein sequence MAKKKNTKRKLIGLVSNLSGHRTYYTTVNTQNRTTKGQDKLTLRKYDPVARQHATYTETKKNLGRNEVKPRKG encoded by the coding sequence ATGGCAAAGAAGAAGAACACGAAGCGGAAGTTGATTGGTTTGGTCAGTAATTTGAGCGGCCACCGCACGTACTACACTACGGTCAACACCCAAAACCGCACCACAAAAGGGCAGGACAAGCTGACGCTCCGAAAATACGATCCAGTGGCCCGCCAGCATGCAACCTACACCGAGACCAAGAAAAACCTCGGTCGCAACGAGGTCAAGCCGCGTAAGGGCTAA
- a CDS encoding NAD(P)H-dependent oxidoreductase — translation MTSKPTTSAADITKALDFRHACKKFDADKKISDQDMELILEAIRLTPTSYGFEQFDVIVAQDQQLRQGLKKCAPINKPRFDASHFLIFTAKTADALSDHIDHILRDVKRMNLVERTAYKTFWKQWAKKDFKLMDTPDGLHQWSAHQAYIALGFAMLVAAERGIDSCPIEGFSIDQATEVLTTHQLIDPAKDLPVLMLALGYASRSDRPHPRSRRPLDEMVRWY, via the coding sequence ATGACCAGCAAACCAACCACTTCAGCAGCAGACATTACCAAGGCGCTGGATTTTCGCCATGCCTGCAAGAAATTTGATGCTGATAAAAAGATCTCTGACCAAGATATGGAGCTGATCCTTGAGGCAATTCGCCTCACGCCAACCTCGTACGGTTTTGAGCAATTCGACGTCATCGTCGCCCAAGATCAGCAGTTGCGCCAGGGTCTGAAAAAATGCGCACCGATTAACAAGCCGCGCTTTGACGCCAGCCATTTCCTCATTTTTACCGCCAAGACGGCCGACGCGCTTAGTGACCACATCGATCACATACTCCGTGATGTAAAGCGCATGAATCTGGTCGAGCGCACCGCCTATAAAACCTTCTGGAAGCAGTGGGCGAAGAAAGATTTCAAGCTGATGGACACGCCTGACGGGCTGCACCAGTGGTCAGCGCACCAGGCGTACATCGCCCTCGGCTTTGCCATGCTGGTGGCAGCGGAGCGGGGGATTGACTCGTGTCCGATTGAGGGATTTTCGATTGATCAAGCGACAGAGGTACTGACAACCCACCAGCTCATTGACCCAGCCAAAGATCTGCCGGTTCTCATGCTGGCGCTCGGCTACGCCAGCCGGAGTGACCGGCCACACCCGCGCAGCCGCCGGCCACTTGATGAGATGGTACGCTGGTATTAG
- a CDS encoding DNA alkylation repair protein, protein MLHNLTRQLKTLAQGNESYAAFNQRIVNTKMPVIGVRVPDLRRLARELAPDMSAAGISKLLTAKNKSFDYVLLCGLLITHARLDDQAAIELTRNYLPRVDSWAHIDVFIEKKRRFAGEIWWDFALECLQSEAEFTVRYGVISLMTNFLDEAHIGQVFAALRNVRHDGYYVKMGLAWLYATAAVHFFELTLAELENGHIDAWTRNKAYQKMRESRRFTPEEQRIIRQQKEDANDQQTNHFSSRHYQGAGFSPCLQEI, encoded by the coding sequence ATGCTTCACAACCTCACGCGCCAGCTCAAAACGCTTGCCCAAGGCAACGAATCCTACGCCGCCTTTAATCAGCGTATCGTCAACACCAAGATGCCGGTCATCGGGGTGCGCGTGCCGGATTTGCGGCGGTTGGCGCGGGAATTGGCGCCTGATATGAGCGCAGCCGGCATTAGCAAATTGCTAACGGCCAAGAACAAATCATTTGACTACGTGCTGCTGTGCGGATTGTTGATCACGCACGCTCGGCTCGATGATCAGGCGGCGATTGAACTGACTCGAAACTATTTGCCGCGCGTTGATTCGTGGGCGCACATTGATGTGTTCATCGAGAAAAAGCGGCGCTTTGCCGGCGAAATTTGGTGGGATTTTGCACTAGAATGCCTACAAAGCGAAGCTGAATTTACAGTGCGCTACGGCGTAATTTCTTTGATGACTAATTTTTTGGATGAAGCACATATTGGCCAGGTTTTCGCGGCGCTGCGGAACGTCAGGCACGACGGCTATTACGTCAAGATGGGGCTAGCTTGGCTGTACGCAACGGCGGCGGTGCACTTCTTTGAGCTGACGCTGGCTGAACTAGAAAACGGACACATTGACGCCTGGACGCGCAACAAAGCTTATCAAAAAATGCGCGAATCGCGACGATTCACACCCGAAGAGCAACGTATCATTAGGCAACAAAAGGAGGACGCCAATGACCAGCAAACCAACCACTTCAGCAGCAGACATTACCAAGGCGCTGGATTTTCGCCATGCCTGCAAGAAATTTGA
- a CDS encoding NUDIX hydrolase → MDKQSSAAYMQHIRDLTADYPRFEDGRVNYTDERVCFVLNCVVVSDDQVLLTKRSSDVIAYPELVNGISGFIDNPNLSIEDIAYSELAEEVGVSKQHIIRTKLSRPFVQIDQQLDREWHVVAVLVELASTVTPRLNWENKSAAWFNLKEIPKMKLMPGFAETVGAALAMRHL, encoded by the coding sequence ATGGATAAGCAATCGTCTGCCGCCTACATGCAACACATTCGCGACCTTACGGCTGATTATCCACGCTTTGAAGATGGACGAGTTAACTATACTGATGAACGTGTGTGTTTTGTGTTAAATTGTGTCGTTGTCTCAGACGATCAAGTCTTACTGACTAAACGCAGCAGTGACGTTATCGCCTATCCGGAGCTGGTTAATGGCATATCCGGTTTTATCGACAACCCTAATCTTAGTATTGAAGACATCGCGTATAGTGAACTAGCCGAAGAGGTCGGCGTTTCAAAGCAGCATATTATCCGTACGAAGCTCAGCCGACCATTTGTACAGATTGATCAACAGTTAGATCGTGAATGGCATGTTGTTGCAGTCCTCGTTGAACTGGCAAGTACCGTTACGCCACGACTTAATTGGGAAAATAAATCCGCTGCCTGGTTTAATCTCAAAGAAATTCCCAAGATGAAGCTCATGCCAGGTTTCGCCGAAACAGTGGGAGCAGCGTTAGCAATGCGCCACTTATAG
- a CDS encoding tetratricopeptide repeat protein, whose translation MHMSGLLVILLVMVWAVWYQPSVGEAQNLPVKLSEKLDKLWAIAQESLRENKYLRAEKALLTILRVDEKNATAYNRLGILYAKQRAYKDAIECFEIAQSLEPSASSLHNVGLIYYETQDYVKAALAFEQALDMEASHAARHIAYAKVQEKLGNTKKMLAALEKAAELEPTAHTLNTLAQAYDSAKQPELAAKLRERAAAMLTPDKPATVPRRSQHPAHPQQARQPRQQSRKVIM comes from the coding sequence ATGCATATGTCTGGATTATTAGTTATCCTGCTGGTTATGGTGTGGGCAGTTTGGTATCAGCCGTCAGTCGGCGAAGCACAAAACTTACCAGTTAAATTGTCAGAGAAACTTGACAAGCTCTGGGCTATCGCTCAAGAGTCGCTGCGTGAAAACAAATATCTGCGTGCCGAAAAGGCACTCCTAACCATCCTGCGCGTCGATGAGAAAAATGCCACAGCCTACAATCGCCTGGGGATTTTGTATGCCAAGCAGCGTGCCTACAAGGACGCCATCGAGTGCTTTGAGATCGCCCAGAGCCTCGAGCCGAGCGCCTCGAGCCTGCACAATGTCGGCCTCATTTACTACGAGACGCAAGATTATGTCAAGGCGGCGCTGGCATTTGAGCAGGCGCTTGATATGGAGGCCAGTCATGCCGCCCGGCACATCGCCTACGCCAAGGTTCAGGAGAAATTAGGTAATACGAAGAAGATGCTGGCGGCGCTAGAAAAGGCCGCCGAGCTTGAGCCGACAGCGCACACCTTGAACACGCTCGCCCAAGCCTACGACAGCGCCAAGCAGCCCGAACTGGCCGCCAAACTTCGCGAGCGCGCCGCGGCTATGCTCACGCCTGACAAGCCAGCCACCGTCCCGCGCCGTTCGCAGCACCCGGCTCACCCTCAGCAGGCACGCCAGCCGCGGCAACAATCACGAAAAGTGATCATGTAG
- a CDS encoding RluA family pseudouridine synthase yields MKISPRTILKIARLYQLADDNTPVKALRHLKIQTDESHVLAEFILNKQHFAVLYGSIVDEESIDELWPGKPANAEILPNPLDASCIETPFQGKFVIMFHIAPTKQRLDVHLSTAFDPSISRSLWQKYIKAGHISVNQRVVTAPRFEVDETDEIAVKLPEQEQASAELPILYEDDDVIVVNKPSGLLTHAKGGLSTEPTVAEIIRPKTLFASDTDRPGIVHRLDRDTSGVLIIAKTADTAAHLQRQFAQRTTKKTYLAVTDGIPKLAAAKIDLPIGRNPSAPSTFRVDPNGKPAQTTYRVLAATDAQALIELKPTTGRTHQLRVHMAHLNTPILGDRVYGKPNASRLMLHAHKLEITLPSGERKTFEAAVPEEFQQLFPRVAATQDEMSEATHD; encoded by the coding sequence GTGAAGATTTCGCCGCGCACCATCCTCAAGATCGCCAGATTGTACCAGCTGGCAGACGACAACACGCCCGTCAAAGCCTTGCGCCACCTGAAGATTCAGACCGATGAATCGCACGTGCTGGCAGAATTCATCCTGAACAAGCAGCATTTCGCCGTGCTCTACGGCTCGATCGTCGATGAAGAATCAATTGACGAATTGTGGCCTGGTAAGCCAGCCAATGCTGAGATTTTGCCAAACCCGCTTGATGCGAGCTGCATTGAAACGCCATTTCAAGGCAAGTTTGTCATCATGTTCCATATCGCACCAACCAAGCAGCGTCTGGACGTCCACTTATCCACGGCATTTGACCCGTCGATTTCGCGCAGTCTCTGGCAAAAATACATCAAAGCCGGGCATATTTCGGTCAACCAGCGAGTGGTGACGGCGCCAAGGTTCGAGGTGGATGAGACTGACGAGATCGCCGTCAAGTTACCAGAACAAGAGCAGGCTAGTGCAGAACTGCCGATTTTATACGAAGACGATGACGTGATAGTGGTGAATAAACCCAGCGGTCTCCTGACACACGCCAAAGGCGGACTATCGACTGAGCCGACGGTAGCAGAGATTATTCGCCCCAAAACCTTATTTGCTTCTGACACCGACCGTCCGGGCATCGTCCATCGGCTTGACCGCGACACCTCGGGTGTACTGATCATTGCTAAAACCGCTGACACTGCCGCCCACTTACAGCGGCAATTCGCTCAGCGCACCACCAAAAAAACCTACCTCGCGGTGACCGACGGCATACCAAAACTAGCCGCTGCAAAAATCGACCTGCCAATTGGCCGCAATCCGTCCGCGCCCAGCACCTTCCGCGTCGATCCGAATGGCAAACCCGCCCAGACAACCTACCGCGTACTGGCGGCGACTGACGCCCAGGCGCTAATTGAACTCAAACCCACCACCGGCCGCACTCACCAGCTGCGTGTCCATATGGCACACCTAAACACGCCAATTCTCGGCGACCGCGTTTATGGTAAACCCAATGCCAGCCGCCTGATGCTCCACGCCCACAAATTAGAAATCACGTTGCCATCGGGCGAACGAAAAACCTTTGAGGCGGCCGTTCCGGAGGAGTTTCAACAATTATTCCCGAGAGTTGCCGCAACCCAGGACGAGATGAGCGAGGCCACTCATGACTAA
- the trpS gene encoding tryptophan--tRNA ligase, producing the protein MNTMKPTKPVILTGVRANNDIHIGNYFGAILPIVDMAKRRSADFDINLFIPDLHSFTTPIDHSKLYDSILSNARIYTAAGLPLDNEAIHLYRQSRVPAHSELAWILDCFTGFGEMSRMTQFKDKSRKFIDSKMSEDTTVDDRNILEVIQSNTSAHLLNSPMLMALEKVTYNNASVGLFNYPVLMAADILLYGATYVPVGDDQTQHLEFTRDIAERMNRKFGDLFVVPKPVAQQHQFFGKDQGLRIKDLVNPTKKMSKSDDSGKGVIFLGDEPGVAHKKIMSATTDSLGKVQYDRENQPGISNLLEILTLVRQDAGKDVSLEQTISEYAGMERYGDFKRIVADEVAEFLANFQARLAAVDEQAIERKLESSERGMNIVANETLHRVQTAVGLRR; encoded by the coding sequence ATGAATACAATGAAACCAACCAAACCCGTCATCCTCACTGGCGTGCGCGCCAACAACGATATTCACATTGGCAATTATTTTGGTGCCATTTTGCCAATTGTCGACATGGCAAAGCGCCGCTCAGCCGATTTTGATATCAATCTGTTCATCCCCGATCTACACAGCTTCACGACGCCGATTGACCACAGCAAGTTATATGACAGCATTCTCAGCAACGCCCGGATTTACACGGCGGCGGGGTTGCCGCTAGATAACGAGGCGATTCACTTGTACCGCCAAAGCCGCGTCCCAGCCCACAGCGAACTGGCGTGGATTTTGGACTGCTTCACGGGGTTTGGTGAGATGAGCCGAATGACGCAGTTTAAGGATAAATCGCGCAAATTTATTGATAGTAAAATGTCTGAGGATACCACGGTAGATGATCGGAATATATTGGAAGTTATCCAAAGCAATACCTCTGCTCATTTATTAAACTCTCCTATGCTAATGGCTTTAGAGAAGGTCACTTACAATAATGCATCTGTTGGCCTCTTCAACTACCCAGTCCTGATGGCTGCCGACATCTTACTCTACGGCGCCACCTACGTACCAGTCGGTGACGACCAAACGCAGCACTTAGAATTTACGCGCGACATTGCCGAGCGGATGAACCGCAAATTTGGCGATCTGTTTGTCGTACCCAAACCAGTCGCCCAGCAACATCAATTCTTCGGTAAAGACCAAGGTCTGAGGATCAAAGATCTGGTGAACCCGACCAAAAAGATGAGCAAATCCGACGACAGCGGCAAGGGCGTCATTTTCCTTGGCGACGAGCCAGGGGTAGCACACAAAAAAATCATGAGCGCCACCACCGACTCACTAGGTAAGGTGCAATACGACCGTGAAAACCAACCGGGCATTTCCAATCTGCTAGAGATTTTGACCCTGGTACGCCAAGACGCCGGAAAAGACGTGAGCTTGGAGCAAACCATCAGCGAATACGCTGGTATGGAGCGCTACGGCGATTTTAAGCGAATCGTGGCTGATGAAGTAGCGGAATTCTTGGCGAATTTCCAAGCGCGCCTGGCGGCAGTTGACGAGCAGGCAATTGAACGCAAACTGGAATCCAGCGAGCGCGGCATGAACATCGTCGCTAACGAAACCTTGCACCGTGTCCAGACAGCCGTGGGGCTGCGGAGATAG